The following coding sequences are from one Oncorhynchus nerka isolate Pitt River linkage group LG6, Oner_Uvic_2.0, whole genome shotgun sequence window:
- the LOC115130331 gene encoding cytochrome P450 2F3-like, producing the protein MEICSTVMLGGLVLVLLCLFMLRRKRHVRLPPGPRGLPLIGNLLQMDKQAPYKSFVKWSGVYGPVMTVYLGPQRAVVLVGYEAVKEALVDQAEDFTGRAPIPFLVRATKGYGLVISNGERWRQLRRFTLTTLRDFGMGRKRMEEWIQEESQYLIDSLDGTKAMPFDPQPFLSRTVSNVICSLVFGQRFGYEDDKFLRLLNILTNLLRFGSTAWGQLYNIFPWLMERLPGRQHVMFSQVDELRGFVMKKIHEHQETMDPGIPRDFIDCFLTRLNQEKDVSSSEFHYENLVSTVLNLFLAGTETTSTTIRYALVLLIKYPDIQEHVQQEIDTVIGRHRIPRVEDRKSLPFTDAVIHEVHRFLDLVPLNLPHYATKNISFRGYTIPQGTVILPMLHSVLRDKDHWATPTTFNPNHFLDMSGNFQKNPAFLAFSAGKRACVGESLARMEIFLFLVSLLQRFSFSCPGGPDSIDLSPESSSFGNMPRRYQLISTPR; encoded by the coding sequence ATGGAGATATGTAGTACAGTGATGTTGGGAGGCCTGGTGTTGGTTCTTCTGTGTTTGTTCATGCTGAGGAGGAAGAGACACGTCCGTCTACCTCCCGGACCACGCGGCCTGCCGCTGATAGGCAACCTGCTTCAGATGGACAAACAGGCCCCCTACAAGAGCTTCGTCAAGTGGAGTGGTGTTTATGGGCCAGTGATGACAGTGTATCTGGGGCCCCAGCGGGCCGTGGTGCTGGTGGGGTACGAGGCAGTCAAGGAGGCTCTGGTGGACCAGGCTGAGGACTTCACAGGACGAGCTCCCATCCCCTTCCTGGTCCGAGCTACCAAGGGATATGGCCTGGTCATCAGTAATGGGGAGCGTTGGCGCCAGCTGCGTCGTTTCACCCTGACCACGCTAAGAGACTTTGGGATGGGCCGTAAGAGGATGGAGGAGTGGATACAGGAGGAGAGCCAATACCTCATAGACAGTCTGGACGGCACTAAAGCCATGCCCTTTGACCCCCAGCCCTTCCTGAGTCGAACCGTGTCCAACGTCATCTGCTCCCTGGTGTTCGGCCAGCGCTTCGGCTACGAGGACGACAAATTCTTGCGCTTGCTCAACATCCTCACGAACTTACTGCGCTTTGGAAGCACCGCCTGGGGACAGCTCTACAACATCTTCCCCTGGCTGATGGAACGCCTGCCTGGTCGGCAGCATGTCATGTTCAGCCAGGTGGACGAGCTGAGAGGCTTTGTGATGAAGAAGATCCACGAGCACCAGGAGACCATGGACCCAGGCATCCCTAGAGACTTCATAGACTGTTTCCTCACCAGACTCAACCAGGAGAAGGATGTGTCCTCCTCTGAGTTCCATTATGAGAACCTGGTGTCCACAGTGTTAAACCTCTTCCTGGCAGGAACAGAGACCACCAGCACCACTATCAGATACGCCCTTGTGCTTCTCATCAAATACCCTGACATACAGGAGCACGTGCAGCAGGAGATCGACACAGTGATTGGTCGACACCGCATCCCTCGAGTGGAGGACAGGAAGTCTCTCCCCTTCACCGATGCTGTCATCCACGAGGTGCATCGATTCCTGGACCTCGTCCCGCTCAACCTCCCACACTACGCTACCAAGAATATCTCATTCAGAGGGTACACTATCCCTCAGGGCACCGTGATCCTTCCCATGCTGCACTCTGTTCTGCGAGACAAGGACCACTGGGCCACGCCAACAACCTTCAACCCTAATCACTTCCTAGATATGAGCGGAAACTTCCAGAAGAACCCTGCTTTCTTAGCGTTCTCTGCAGGTAAGCGTGCCTGTGTGGGGGAATCTCTGGCTCGTATGGAGATCTTTCTTTTCCTGGTGTCTCTCCTGCAGcgtttctccttctcctgccctgGAGGACCTGACAGCATTGACCTCAGCCCAGAGTCTAGCAGCTTCGGTAACATGCCGCGCCGTTACCAGCTCATATCTACCCCCCGCTGA
- the LOC115130330 gene encoding C-C chemokine receptor type 9-like, whose amino-acid sequence MESPSFTIFPTSETGSGDYTEDYEGGYTDTPGGMCDKSWVREFRGLYEPPLFWLIFSLGAVGNLMVVFIFTTVRHRLKTMTDVYLLNLAVADLLFLGTLPFWAADATRGWVFGLGLCKILSAVYKINFFSSMLLLTCISVDRYVAIVQVTKAHNLKNKRLFVSKLVCLAVWIISGLLALPEFIFAQVKPDHRGNSFCVLVYPNNLFNRTKILVLALQVCVGFCLPLLVMVLCYSVIIRTLLQAKSFEKHKALRVIFAVVAVFVLSQLPYNGLLVVDATQAANTTIKDCAISGHFDVAGQIAKSLAYTHACINPFLYVFIGVRFRKDLLRLLRQYTCGLNQRGLNKMQAVPKRPSVMSDTETTPALSL is encoded by the exons ATGGAGTCACCATCATTCACAATATTTCCAACTTCTGAAACA GGATCTGGAGATTACACAGAGGACTATGAGGGAGGCTATACTGACACCCCAGGGGGAATGTGTGATAAGTCCTGGGTGAGGGAGTTCCGGGGTCTCTACGAACCCCCTCTGTTCTGGCTCATCTTCTCCCTGGGCGCCGTGGGCAACCTGATGGTGGTCTTCATCTTTACCACGGTACGCCACCGCCTCAAGACTATGACAGACGTGTACCTACTCAACCTGGCTGTGGCTGATCTCCTCTTCCTGGGTACACTGCCCTTCTGGGCTGCTGATGCCACCAGGGGCTGGGTGTTCGGCCTGGGCCTCTGTAAGATCCTCTCGGCCGTCTACAAAATAAACTTCTTCAGCAGCATGCTGTTGCTCACCTGTATCAGTGTGGACCGCTATGTGGCAATCGTCCAGGTCACCAAGGCTCACAACCTGAAGAACAAGAGGCTGTTTGTCAGCAAGCTGGTCTGCCTGGCTGTCTGGATCATCTCAGGCCTCCTGGCTCTGCCCGAGTTCATTTTCGCCCAGGTGAAGCCTGACCACAGGGGCAATTCCTTCTGTGTCCTGGTCTACCCCAACAACCTCTTCAACCGCACCAAGATCCTGGTGCTGGCTCTGCAGGTCTGTGTGGGCTTCTGCCTGCCTCTGCTGGTCATGGTTCTATGCTACTCGGTCATCATTCGCACCCTGCTGCAGGCCAAGAGCTTTGAGAAGCACAAGGCACTGAGAGTCATCTTCGCCGTGGTGGCTGTGTTTGTCCTCTCCCAGCTACCGTACAACGGGCTACTCGTGGTTGATGCCACGCAGGCCGCCAACACCACCATCAAGGACTGTGCCATATCGGGCCATTTCGATGTCGCCGGGCAGATTGCGAAGAGCCTTGCATACACCCATGCTTGCATTAATCCCTTCCTGTATGTGTTCATTGGCGTTCGCTTCCGGAAGGATCTGCTGAGGCTGCTGAGGCAGTACACCTGTGGCCTGAACCAGAGAGGCCTCAATAAGATGCAGGCCGTCCCCAAACGCCCCTCCGTCATGTCCGACACCGAGACCACCCCTGCCCTCTCCTTGTAA